CCATGGCTTGTAAATTCATCTGCCATTGCTTCGATCGTTGTTTGATCTACGCCGCAGATATCTGCATATTCAGCAATTGTTTTCTTCTCGACTTCTTCCTTATAAATCTCAAATGCAGTCTTACAGGTTTTACCATTGACAGTTACAGCTCCCGGCAAAATCTCCGCAGAATCAACTGTGTCATAGATAACTCCCTGCGCACCATCCCATACCACATTCTTATCAGCATCAGGATCGCCACTGCTTACCAGCCCTGCCGCCTCTGCAGTCAAGAATGCTCCTGTAGAAGTATCTACAAGATATGTTGCGTCAGAATATGTATATTCTGTTTTACCTGTGACTGTATTCGTCTTGCCAGGTTGGGTCAACTTCAGAAAGCCTTCATCATATTTTTTATTATCAATTATCCATCTTGCTATCCCAAGAGCTAAAGCTGCGTCAGTGCCCGGTTTGGGAGCAACCCATCTGCCTCCTGTCTGAATAGCCTTAGCGGCAGAATTTGAAAGACGAGGATCTACAACATCCATCTTTCCGCCGTTTTTCAAAAAGGCAGAAACCTTCCTTGAAAGTGGATTCATTGGAAAGCTTGCTTCAAGTGGATTTGACCCCCACCAGATTATATATTCACAATTCAATACATCTGGCTTCCAATGGTCCTTTTTAAATCCTGACACAATATCGCCCGCTGTGTGATGACTGACTTCACAGATACTCGTGTGGTCGTTACGATAGTTTATTGTACCAAAGCCATTCTTGAAAATTCTATCTGTAAATTCCTTTTGACCATGTTCAATCCTTCCAGCGCTAAATACCAATTTATTTGCAACCTTCCCGAATTCTGGAAAACTCGAATCTATATCAGTGTCGTTGTCCCAAATATCCTTTAAAATATCAGCAATCTCATCAATTGCCTGTTCCCATGTGATTTCTTTCCACTTTCCTGAATCCCTGTCGCCGATT
The sequence above is a segment of the Candidatus Schekmanbacteria bacterium genome. Coding sequences within it:
- a CDS encoding molybdopterin oxidoreductase, producing the protein MKEKLEKKKEEKKGLKSFLNPSLDRRKFLKVSGVLGSAAVAAPALLKSKKTSAASYSENTPDALETDSDVTLKHSVCLMCHSACGTRGRVKDGVLLKIDGNPYHPNNLEPDERLSYSTDPTSETAKKTNGRLCPKGQAGVQTIYDPYRIKNPLKKIGDRDSGKWKEITWEQAIDEIADILKDIWDNDTDIDSSFPEFGKVANKLVFSAGRIEHGQKEFTDRIFKNGFGTINYRNDHTSICEVSHHTAGDIVSGFKKDHWKPDVLNCEYIIWWGSNPLEASFPMNPLSRKVSAFLKNGGKMDVVDPRLSNSAAKAIQTGGRWVAPKPGTDAALALGIARWIIDNKKYDEGFLKLTQPGKTNTVTGKTEYTYSDATYLVDTSTGAFLTAEAAGLVSSGDPDADKNVVWDGAQGVIYDTVDSAEILPGAVTVNGKTCKTAFEIYKEEVEKKTIAEYADICGVDQTTIEAMADEFTSHGKKAVVDAYRGAVQHTNGAYAMMAILSLNMLIGNFDWKGG